A DNA window from Syntrophaceae bacterium contains the following coding sequences:
- a CDS encoding lytic transglycosylase domain-containing protein, with protein sequence MREQDGKILEQLLEAAARTVRETAPRSLPDEASRSVAEAASTTVRSGGGRKGSMAESAELKEIIDKAADRYGVDPSLVRCVIRAESGFHPRSTSPKGAMGLMQLMPATARDLGVKDAYNPEENVHAGTRYLKSLLDRYDGDVSRALAAYNWGMGNVDRRPDRLPEETRRYVSGIMREYQRSSA encoded by the coding sequence ATGCGGGAGCAGGACGGAAAGATTCTGGAACAGCTCCTTGAGGCGGCGGCCCGCACGGTTCGGGAAACGGCACCTCGGTCCCTTCCCGACGAGGCGAGCCGGTCGGTTGCCGAGGCGGCATCGACCACGGTCCGGAGCGGGGGGGGGCGGAAGGGCAGCATGGCGGAATCGGCTGAACTGAAAGAGATCATCGATAAGGCCGCGGACCGGTATGGAGTCGACCCCTCTCTGGTCCGGTGCGTGATCCGGGCGGAGAGCGGTTTTCATCCCCGGAGCACATCTCCAAAGGGGGCCATGGGGCTCATGCAGCTGATGCCCGCCACGGCCCGCGACCTGGGAGTAAAGGATGCCTATAACCCGGAGGAGAACGTCCATGCCGGCACACGGTACCTGAAATCCCTCCTGGATCGTTACGACGGGGACGTCTCCCGGGCATTGGCTGCCTATAACTGGGGCATGGGAAACGTGGATCGCCGTCCCGACCGCCTTCCGGAGGAAACCAGGCGATACGTATCCGGAATCATGAGAGAATACCAGAGATCGTCGGCGTGA
- a CDS encoding DUF2279 domain-containing protein, giving the protein MKEKVLILAVALWIAASPAGASQPADLPAAPPAAGLSRETKAVLLNATAAAAVIGWGIAVWDYGQRSPRFRDEGWFERTSNEGGADKLGHFYSGYVLSHLFDYQYRRWGFEKEQAIRLGVLSSAGLTLLVELGDSFSEFGFSYQDALFSVLGAAAGYGMVRFPEVARKVDFRVEYDPFRSSTRKKDVTTDYDRLKFLAAVKLDGFDAFRDTPLGSLELHLGYYARGYDEYDELTGQNDGRRRKVYVGVGLNVGKLLKPLWDTRLFNYIQLPYTYAPYNHRLD; this is encoded by the coding sequence ATGAAAGAGAAGGTCCTGATTCTTGCCGTCGCTTTGTGGATTGCCGCCTCCCCGGCGGGGGCCTCGCAACCGGCGGATTTACCGGCAGCCCCCCCGGCGGCCGGACTCTCCCGGGAAACCAAGGCCGTCCTTTTGAATGCAACGGCCGCGGCGGCGGTCATCGGCTGGGGAATCGCCGTATGGGATTACGGGCAGCGGAGCCCCCGCTTCCGGGACGAGGGCTGGTTCGAACGCACCTCCAACGAGGGAGGGGCCGACAAACTCGGGCATTTCTATTCAGGCTATGTTCTGAGCCACCTGTTCGACTACCAGTACCGGCGCTGGGGGTTTGAAAAGGAGCAGGCCATCCGGCTGGGTGTGCTCTCATCCGCCGGGCTGACGCTGCTCGTCGAACTGGGCGATTCCTTCAGCGAATTCGGATTTTCCTATCAGGATGCCCTGTTCAGCGTGCTGGGAGCCGCCGCCGGCTACGGCATGGTCCGTTTTCCCGAGGTCGCCCGAAAGGTGGATTTCCGCGTCGAATACGATCCCTTCCGCTCCAGTACCCGCAAGAAGGACGTGACGACCGACTACGACCGGCTCAAGTTCCTGGCGGCGGTCAAGCTGGACGGGTTCGACGCCTTCCGGGACACGCCTCTCGGGTCTCTGGAGCTGCATCTGGGTTACTATGCAAGGGGATATGACGAGTACGACGAACTGACCGGGCAGAACGACGGCCGACGCCGGAAGGTTTATGTGGGGGTCGGCCTGAACGTGGGGAAGCTGCTGAAGCCTCTCTGGGACACTCGGCTGTTCAACTACATCCAGCTGCCGTACACCTATGCTCCTTACAATCACCGGCTGGATTGA